TAGTTCAATGGCGCCCAGGTTCATTTCCGCGAGCAAGCGCTCGGCTTCGGCGCAAGCGTTGTCGAGAAAGCTTTCGGCTTGGCCTGGTTTGTGCGCTTCAGCTCGCAGCAATGCCAGGTGGGAAAACGGTGGCAAACTAGCTGCACGGCGTTCGCTAAGCGCTTGTTCGGCGAAGGCAAAATAGCCTTGTTCCGTCAGTTGAATTAGCAGTGGGTGGTCGGCCAAATGGGTCTGGATGATGACTCTTCCAGGCTCTTCAGCGCGCCCGGCTCTACCGGCGACCTGGACGATTAACTGCGCCATGCGTTCGCTGGCGCGGAAGTCGCCAGAAAACAGCCCACCATCGGCATCTAAAATTGACACCAAGGTCACCCGTGGGAAGTGATGCCCTTTAGCAAGCATTTGCGTGCCGACTAAAATACACGGATGACCGCGCTGAATGGTGGCAAACAACTGATTCATTGCGTCTTTGCGCGAAGTGCTGTCGCGATCCACCCGCAACACCGGGAAGTCTGGAAACAAAATCCCCAGGCGCTCTTCAGCGCGCTCGGTACCCGCGCCGACCGGACGTAAATCGACCTTGCCGCACGATGGGCAGCGACGCGGCGTGCGCTCGACATGGCCGCAATGATGACAACGCAGTTCGCCGGAGCGTTGATGCACGGTCATTCGCGCATCACAGCGCGGACACTCAGACAGCCAACCGCAGTCGTGACACAGTAGCGTCGGCGCAAACCCACGACGGTTGAGGAACACCAACACTTGCTGGCCTGCCGCGAGGGTTTGGCCAATCGCCTGCTGCATTGGCCCAGAGATGCCGCTGTCCAGCGGCCTGCTTTTTACGTCCAAACGCAAAAACTTCGGTTGCTGCGCCCCGCCTGCTCGTTGGCTCAGACGCAAAAGCCCGTAGCGGCCGGTGTAAGCGTTATGCAGGCTTTCCAGTGAAGGCGTGGCAGAGCCGAGCACAATCGGAATGTTTTCCTGCCGCGCGCGGACCAACGCCAGATCACGGGCGTGATAACGCAGGCCCTCCTGCTGTTTATAAGAACCGTCGTGCTCTTCGTCAACAATGATCAGACCTGGATTCTTCATCGGTGTGAACAGCGCGGAACGGGTGCCAATAATAATGTCAGCTTCTCCGTCCCGAGCTGCCAACCAGGCGTCGAGGCGATCTCGATCATTGACCGCTGAATGTACCAACGCGATGCGCGCGTTAAAACGCTGCTCGAAACGCGCCAAGGTTTGCGGGCCAAGGTTGATCTCGGGGATCAAGACCAGCGCTTGCTTGCCGGCTTCAAGGGTTTCGCGGATCAACTGTAAATAGACTTCGGTCTTGCCGCTGCCGGTGACGCCCGCCAGTAGAAACGCATGAAAGCTGTCGAAGCCGGCACGGATGGCTTCATACGCGGC
The nucleotide sequence above comes from Pseudomonas sp. AB6. Encoded proteins:
- a CDS encoding primosomal protein N', with protein sequence MPDAILRLALPSPLRRLFDYRAPPGVLRSALQPGMRVRVPFGRREMIGILIEVVDHSEVPAEKLKPAVAILDHEAPLPPSLFKLCLWTAQYYQHSLGDTLSWALPVLLRQGEPAESRQERFWQVTPGARLDDPRIARAPKQREALTTLAQHPHGVAHQLLSKLMLNRESLNLLLAKELVKVEVRRHAPSERHERWLAQPELPLNPEQRAAYEAIRAGFDSFHAFLLAGVTGSGKTEVYLQLIRETLEAGKQALVLIPEINLGPQTLARFEQRFNARIALVHSAVNDRDRLDAWLAARDGEADIIIGTRSALFTPMKNPGLIIVDEEHDGSYKQQEGLRYHARDLALVRARQENIPIVLGSATPSLESLHNAYTGRYGLLRLSQRAGGAQQPKFLRLDVKSRPLDSGISGPMQQAIGQTLAAGQQVLVFLNRRGFAPTLLCHDCGWLSECPRCDARMTVHQRSGELRCHHCGHVERTPRRCPSCGKVDLRPVGAGTERAEERLGILFPDFPVLRVDRDSTSRKDAMNQLFATIQRGHPCILVGTQMLAKGHHFPRVTLVSILDADGGLFSGDFRASERMAQLIVQVAGRAGRAEEPGRVIIQTHLADHPLLIQLTEQGYFAFAEQALSERRAASLPPFSHLALLRAEAHKPGQAESFLDNACAEAERLLAEMNLGAIELLGPVPAPMERRAGRYRAQLLLQASARAPLHRLLSAWLLVLEQMPSGRQVRWSLDVDPVDLY